Proteins from a genomic interval of Haloplasma contractile SSD-17B:
- the glmL gene encoding methylaspartate mutase accessory protein GlmL codes for MIDCYLLIDFGSTYTKLTLVDIEREEIVATAKSITTVETNIMEGFEKAQNLLNEKIDKSNYQIVKRLACSSAAGGLKMVTIGLVPELTAEAGKRAALGAGARVLKTYSYELSLDEINEIKNNNIDIILLSGGTDGGNKEIITTNAKKIAEHLKDIPIIVAGNKCAYDEIRELFNQYNLNYVMTDNVMPKLNEINVLPVRDRIRELFMSNIIKSKGMDVAEDFIDGILMPTPAAVLKASECLANGTDELDGVGDLIVVDIGGATTDIHSVADGLPTKASINLRGLREPHSKRTVEGDLGMRYSALALFEASSTKEIKSYLDNQDVNILEECRKRREQINFVPQSDFDLQFDQALAKVATKLAMNRHAGHIEVMYTPLGETYSQYGKDLLEVNYLIGTGGVIIHSRQPEDILNEGKHSQNDLTILKPKNPDIYIDREYILSAMGLLSFDLPNQALQIMKKYILNNRGTYRETRK; via the coding sequence ATGATTGATTGCTACTTACTAATTGATTTTGGAAGCACATATACCAAGTTAACATTGGTTGATATAGAGCGGGAAGAAATTGTTGCGACAGCTAAATCGATTACTACCGTTGAGACAAATATCATGGAAGGTTTTGAAAAAGCTCAGAACCTACTAAACGAAAAAATTGACAAGTCGAACTATCAAATAGTAAAACGGCTGGCGTGTTCATCAGCAGCTGGTGGTCTAAAAATGGTTACAATTGGTCTTGTACCTGAATTAACTGCAGAAGCGGGAAAGCGCGCTGCATTAGGAGCAGGTGCTCGGGTACTTAAAACATATAGTTACGAATTATCACTCGATGAAATTAATGAGATAAAAAATAACAATATTGACATTATCTTGTTATCTGGTGGTACTGATGGTGGCAATAAAGAAATAATTACGACAAATGCAAAAAAGATTGCCGAGCATCTTAAAGACATACCAATCATAGTCGCAGGTAACAAATGTGCCTATGATGAGATTCGAGAACTATTTAATCAGTATAATCTGAACTATGTTATGACTGATAATGTGATGCCAAAACTAAATGAAATTAACGTTTTACCTGTACGCGATCGAATAAGAGAATTGTTTATGAGCAATATTATAAAATCGAAAGGCATGGACGTTGCAGAAGATTTTATAGATGGCATTTTAATGCCAACACCAGCAGCTGTATTAAAAGCAAGTGAATGTTTAGCAAATGGAACAGATGAGCTAGATGGTGTTGGTGATCTCATTGTAGTGGATATAGGAGGAGCAACAACTGATATTCATTCGGTAGCAGATGGTCTTCCTACTAAGGCCAGCATAAATCTTAGAGGACTTAGAGAGCCTCATTCTAAACGTACTGTAGAAGGTGATCTCGGAATGAGATATTCTGCACTTGCTCTATTTGAAGCAAGTAGTACAAAAGAAATAAAATCGTATTTAGATAATCAAGACGTAAATATTTTAGAAGAATGTCGTAAACGACGAGAACAGATTAACTTTGTTCCACAGAGTGATTTTGATCTTCAGTTCGATCAGGCTCTAGCCAAGGTGGCGACAAAACTAGCAATGAACCGTCATGCAGGACATATTGAAGTCATGTATACGCCACTCGGTGAAACTTATAGCCAATACGGAAAGGATTTACTCGAAGTAAACTATTTAATAGGTACAGGAGGAGTCATTATCCATAGCCGACAACCAGAGGACATTTTAAATGAGGGAAAACATAGTCAAAATGATTTAACTATTCTAAAACCAAAAAATCCTGACATTTATATTGATCGCGAGTATATCCTTTCAGCAATGGGTCTTTTATCTTTTGATTTACCAAATCAAGCATTACAAATAATGAAAAAATACATATTAAATAACAGGGGGACTTACCGTGAAACTCGAAAATAG
- the pfkB gene encoding 1-phosphofructokinase — protein MIYTCTLNPSVDYKLKLDDLVPGTLNRVKNEEYSPGGKGINVSIVLNNLGIKSTLFGYVAGFTGSYIKEQLNIYKYLKPDFVEVSGQTRINVKLKGQTETEINASGPHINEDNYLALLKKIKKLKSRDILVIAGSVPSSIKHNVYNEIARIVDEKGAFLVVDATKQLLRSTLEFKPFLIKPNKVELEELFDVKLETDNEVIKYAKKLQNLGAKNVLISLGGDGAVLITQDFVYRSNTIQSEVIHTVGAGDSMVAGFLADYIKNHSFESALRFATACGSATAFSKGLATKDEVEKLISQIKINIVKEN, from the coding sequence ATGATCTATACATGTACTTTAAATCCTAGTGTAGATTATAAATTAAAACTAGATGATTTAGTACCTGGGACTTTAAATCGAGTAAAAAATGAAGAATACTCACCAGGTGGGAAAGGCATCAATGTTTCAATTGTTCTAAATAATTTAGGTATAAAATCTACTTTATTTGGCTATGTAGCTGGATTTACAGGTTCCTATATAAAAGAACAACTTAATATTTATAAGTATTTAAAACCAGATTTTGTTGAAGTTTCAGGACAAACTAGAATTAATGTAAAATTAAAAGGACAAACAGAAACCGAAATTAATGCTAGTGGACCCCATATAAATGAGGATAATTACCTAGCTTTACTTAAGAAGATAAAAAAGCTTAAATCACGCGATATACTAGTCATTGCAGGTAGTGTACCCTCATCAATTAAGCACAATGTATACAATGAAATTGCAAGGATTGTTGATGAAAAGGGAGCGTTTCTTGTAGTAGATGCTACTAAGCAATTGCTTCGATCGACGCTTGAATTCAAACCCTTCCTAATAAAACCTAATAAAGTAGAATTAGAAGAACTGTTTGATGTTAAACTAGAAACAGATAACGAAGTGATAAAATATGCAAAAAAACTACAAAACCTGGGTGCTAAAAATGTGCTTATTTCCTTAGGCGGAGATGGTGCGGTCCTCATTACCCAAGACTTTGTATATCGTTCTAACACGATACAAAGTGAAGTAATTCATACGGTAGGCGCAGGCGACAGTATGGTAGCTGGATTTTTAGCTGATTACATCAAGAATCATTCGTTTGAGTCCGCGTTAAGGTTTGCAACCGCATGTGGAAGCGCGACTGCTTTTTCTAAAGGGCTCGCAACGAAAGATGAAGTTGAAAAATTAATTTCTCAAATAAAAATAAACATAGTTAAGGAGAATTAA
- a CDS encoding HpcH/HpaI aldolase/citrate lyase family protein, with product MSKIRRSMLFIPGNTPGMLQSADVFDADSIIIDLEDSVSVDEKDSARILLEQLLSKVQFTDVEVIVRMNPFESTDYEKDIEVLQSLDIDLILLPKAEQDSVSDLTKRLESFKYKTDVMILVETALGVEQVFDLLNTSVKVKGLMLGGEDLCVDLNCERTKTGEELLYARTRVVNAARALKKFVIDTPFTDTNDDIGLTNDTRFAKKIGFDGKASINPRQIETINKVFTPKEDEINDAKRVIEAKDQALKEGKGVFSLDGKMVDLPIIKRAERIMAVASKTGLLKEGEHNEN from the coding sequence ATGAGTAAAATAAGAAGAAGTATGTTATTTATTCCAGGAAACACGCCAGGAATGCTACAAAGTGCAGATGTTTTTGATGCGGATAGTATTATTATTGACTTAGAAGATTCTGTTTCAGTGGATGAAAAAGATTCAGCACGAATCTTATTAGAGCAACTATTGTCTAAGGTTCAGTTCACTGATGTAGAAGTAATCGTAAGAATGAATCCATTCGAATCCACTGATTATGAAAAAGATATTGAAGTCTTACAATCACTCGATATCGACTTGATTTTACTCCCTAAAGCAGAACAGGACAGTGTGAGTGACTTAACCAAACGATTAGAATCTTTCAAATATAAAACAGATGTTATGATTTTAGTGGAGACGGCACTAGGAGTTGAACAGGTATTTGACCTTCTAAATACATCCGTGAAAGTGAAAGGGTTAATGCTTGGTGGAGAAGATTTGTGTGTTGACTTAAATTGCGAACGCACAAAAACCGGTGAGGAACTATTGTACGCTAGAACACGTGTAGTGAATGCCGCCCGTGCGCTTAAGAAGTTTGTAATTGATACGCCATTCACGGATACTAATGATGATATAGGACTGACAAATGATACTCGCTTTGCTAAAAAAATTGGTTTTGATGGAAAGGCATCGATTAATCCCCGTCAAATAGAAACCATTAATAAGGTGTTTACACCAAAGGAAGATGAAATTAATGACGCTAAACGTGTAATAGAGGCAAAGGATCAAGCGTTAAAAGAAGGGAAAGGTGTGTTCTCATTAGATGGTAAAATGGTTGATTTACCAATAATCAAGCGAGCAGAACGCATTATGGCGGTCGCTTCAAAGACCGGTCTCTTAAAAGAAGGTGAACACAATGAAAATTAA
- a CDS encoding DeoR/GlpR family DNA-binding transcription regulator produces the protein MIDFLEALLYNVVESEKGDKMLKTKRLELLKELVEQKKLVHVEECVQLLNTSESTVRRDLEELEKEGILTRVHGGAKYNGKIKDEPKISTKLKTNFYEKDLIAKHASQIVEDRDCIFLDAGSTTYNMIPYLADKDITVITNGITHIDRLIEYNIESYLVGGYIKPSTKAILGEEAVLFLQKYYFDKAFIGVNGISIENGFSTPDIRESTIKQVVISRTKSPYFLADHTKFDQSYFVKIADLSDCKVIVDQYIEKYKEHIKMEVAQ, from the coding sequence ATGATTGATTTTTTGGAAGCGTTATTGTATAATGTAGTTGAGTCAGAAAAGGGTGATAAAATGTTAAAGACAAAACGATTAGAATTATTAAAAGAATTAGTTGAACAAAAGAAATTAGTACATGTTGAAGAATGTGTTCAATTACTCAATACATCAGAATCAACTGTAAGACGTGATTTAGAAGAGTTAGAAAAAGAAGGAATCCTTACTCGTGTACACGGCGGGGCTAAATATAATGGCAAAATAAAGGATGAACCCAAAATCTCTACTAAATTAAAAACCAATTTCTACGAAAAAGATTTAATTGCAAAACACGCTAGTCAAATAGTTGAAGACCGTGATTGTATCTTTTTAGATGCGGGTTCTACAACCTATAACATGATTCCTTATCTAGCTGATAAAGACATTACTGTTATAACAAATGGTATCACCCATATTGATCGTTTAATTGAATACAATATTGAAAGTTATCTAGTGGGTGGATATATTAAACCAAGTACAAAGGCAATACTAGGAGAAGAGGCCGTGTTGTTTTTACAAAAATACTATTTTGATAAAGCTTTTATAGGAGTAAATGGTATTAGTATAGAAAATGGATTCTCAACTCCGGATATTCGAGAATCGACAATTAAACAGGTTGTAATTTCTAGGACTAAATCTCCCTATTTCTTAGCTGACCATACCAAATTTGATCAAAGTTACTTTGTAAAAATAGCAGACTTATCGGATTGTAAAGTAATAGTAGATCAATACATAGAAAAGTATAAAGAACATATAAAGATGGAGGTAGCACAATGA
- a CDS encoding methylaspartate mutase subunit E, producing MKLENRRLSNEEFMTIREEVLNTWETGAAIKDLQANIEYAKSVPREKNFALKLQEAKNNKQVLTQPRAGVALISEHLNLLKYLSEEGEADLLPTTVDSYTRQNRYENCTIGIKESVRLNRSMLNGFPVVNHGVSGCRKIQESLDKPVQARHGTPDARLLSEIIHASGWTSNEGGGISYNIPYSKDVPLERTIKDWQYCDRLAAIYEEHGVPINREPFGPLTGTLVPPSMSNSVAIIEALLAAEQGVKHITVGYGQCGNQIQDIAAIKALEQQTDEYLLRYGYRDTVVTTVFHQWMGGFPKDESKAYAAISNASVTAAMAKVTKVIVKTPHEAFGIPTKQANANGLKCTKMVLNLLADQKSYMSKKLSEQIQIIKEETKCILEAVFEVGDGDLARGVVEAFKRGILDIPFAPSIHTANKLLPARDHYGAVRYLDCGNIPFTDELKAYNRRMLEKRAKIQNRPVDFQMTVDDIFAVSEGKLVGKPEITL from the coding sequence GTGAAACTCGAAAATAGAAGACTATCAAACGAAGAATTTATGACAATAAGAGAAGAAGTTCTTAATACTTGGGAAACAGGTGCAGCAATCAAGGACTTACAAGCAAACATTGAATATGCAAAATCTGTGCCAAGAGAAAAGAATTTTGCATTAAAGTTACAAGAAGCGAAGAATAATAAACAAGTGCTTACACAACCTCGTGCGGGTGTTGCGCTCATTAGTGAGCATTTAAATTTATTAAAATATTTATCTGAAGAAGGAGAGGCAGACTTATTACCGACTACTGTCGATTCTTACACACGTCAAAATCGCTATGAAAATTGTACAATTGGAATTAAAGAATCAGTAAGATTGAACCGCTCGATGCTAAACGGATTCCCTGTTGTAAACCATGGTGTCTCAGGATGCCGTAAAATCCAAGAAAGTCTTGATAAACCTGTTCAGGCTAGACACGGAACGCCTGATGCTAGACTTCTAAGTGAAATCATCCATGCTTCAGGATGGACATCCAATGAAGGTGGTGGTATTTCATATAACATACCTTACTCTAAGGATGTACCATTAGAACGCACGATTAAGGACTGGCAATATTGTGACCGTTTAGCAGCAATTTACGAAGAGCACGGTGTTCCGATTAACCGTGAACCATTCGGTCCATTAACAGGTACGTTAGTACCACCATCAATGTCTAACTCAGTTGCGATTATCGAAGCGTTACTTGCTGCAGAGCAAGGTGTTAAGCACATAACGGTTGGTTATGGTCAATGTGGTAATCAAATACAGGACATCGCAGCGATAAAAGCGTTAGAACAACAAACAGATGAGTACTTACTGCGATATGGTTACCGTGATACCGTTGTAACAACTGTATTCCATCAATGGATGGGTGGATTCCCTAAAGATGAATCAAAAGCATATGCTGCAATCTCAAACGCATCCGTAACAGCTGCTATGGCTAAAGTTACGAAGGTAATTGTAAAAACGCCTCATGAAGCATTCGGTATTCCTACAAAGCAGGCCAATGCAAATGGATTAAAGTGTACGAAAATGGTACTTAACTTACTGGCCGATCAAAAATCATACATGTCTAAAAAATTAAGTGAACAAATCCAAATTATAAAGGAAGAAACAAAATGCATCCTTGAAGCTGTCTTTGAAGTAGGAGACGGCGACTTAGCAAGAGGTGTTGTAGAAGCATTTAAACGAGGAATTTTAGATATTCCGTTTGCACCAAGTATCCATACGGCTAATAAACTATTACCAGCCAGAGATCATTATGGTGCGGTTCGTTATCTAGACTGTGGGAATATCCCATTTACTGATGAATTAAAGGCATACAACCGTAGAATGTTAGAAAAACGTGCTAAAATACAAAATCGTCCAGTAGATTTCCAAATGACTGTAGACGATATATTTGCAGTAAGTGAAGGAAAATTAGTCGGAAAACCAGAAATCACACTATAG
- the citD gene encoding citrate lyase acyl carrier protein encodes MELMKPSKAGTYESNDIYIMLFPNAEETSIELESNVYETFGEAIKKVILETLSEFNIKNVLVRAIDKGALDFTIRARLITAIKRGANHE; translated from the coding sequence ATGGAGTTAATGAAGCCATCAAAGGCAGGAACATACGAATCAAACGACATTTATATCATGTTGTTTCCAAATGCCGAAGAAACATCGATTGAATTAGAAAGTAATGTCTATGAAACATTTGGTGAAGCAATCAAGAAGGTTATTTTAGAAACTCTCTCAGAATTTAATATCAAGAATGTGTTAGTCCGTGCAATAGATAAAGGGGCTTTAGACTTTACAATTCGTGCACGTTTAATTACCGCTATTAAAAGGGGGGCTAACCATGAGTAA
- the ptsP gene encoding phosphoenolpyruvate--protein phosphotransferase, which translates to MIKGITASQGYAIGKVYKLEELKLNVTKETITDVENEEKRLTDAIVACKKELKILREKAANNVGEDHAQIFDAHLLLVNDPDFVTQVIDIIKKDNVCVEYAVKQTREHFVAIFEAMDNEYMKERASDIKDVTNRILAKLLKINVHDPSSITSEVIIVSDDLTPSETSQLNKELVKGFITNVGGRTSHSAIMARSLEIPAIVGTKSITSHVKHGDFVIINAIDGFVIVNPNENEIMDYKNKIKEYEHQKQEWAQLKDTTTKTRDNVHVELAANIGTPNDLKGVLENGAEGIGLYRTEFLYMDRTELPTEEQQYDAYKKVLASMGNKPVVVRTLDIGGDKELPYLDFPKEMNPFLGYRAIRLCLKEKSIFETQLRALLRASTEGNLKIMFPMIATIDEFIEARDYLLSVKDKLFEEGYAVSEDIEIGMMVEIPSAALLADKFADVVDFFSIGTNDLIQYTFAADRMNEHVSYLYQPYNPSLLRLIDMVIQAAHAKGKWVGMCGEMAGDEIAVPILLGLGLDEFSMSSTSILPTRALLSKLSKEEMKQLGSEALKCRSANEVEQLVKATVKFK; encoded by the coding sequence ATGATTAAAGGAATCACAGCAAGTCAAGGTTATGCAATCGGTAAAGTATATAAATTAGAAGAACTAAAACTTAATGTAACTAAAGAAACAATTACAGATGTAGAGAATGAAGAGAAGCGATTAACGGACGCTATAGTAGCTTGTAAAAAAGAATTAAAAATATTAAGAGAAAAAGCTGCAAATAATGTTGGAGAAGATCATGCTCAAATATTTGATGCACATCTGTTACTAGTCAATGATCCAGACTTTGTTACTCAAGTAATTGACATTATTAAGAAAGATAATGTATGTGTAGAGTATGCAGTAAAACAGACTCGTGAACATTTTGTTGCTATCTTCGAAGCGATGGATAATGAGTATATGAAAGAGCGCGCTTCGGATATTAAAGATGTGACAAACCGGATTCTTGCTAAACTCTTAAAGATTAACGTTCATGATCCTTCATCTATAACAAGTGAAGTTATTATTGTAAGTGATGACCTAACTCCATCAGAGACATCACAATTAAATAAAGAGCTAGTAAAAGGATTTATTACAAATGTAGGAGGTAGAACCTCACATTCTGCAATAATGGCAAGAAGTTTGGAGATACCAGCAATTGTAGGAACAAAGTCAATTACATCTCATGTAAAACATGGTGATTTTGTAATTATTAATGCAATTGATGGGTTCGTCATTGTAAACCCAAATGAAAATGAAATAATGGATTATAAAAATAAAATCAAGGAATATGAACATCAAAAACAGGAATGGGCTCAATTAAAAGATACAACAACTAAAACTAGGGATAATGTCCATGTTGAATTAGCTGCAAATATAGGTACTCCAAATGATTTAAAGGGTGTATTAGAAAACGGAGCTGAAGGAATCGGTTTATATCGTACAGAATTCCTATATATGGACAGAACTGAACTTCCTACTGAAGAACAACAATATGATGCGTATAAAAAAGTGTTGGCTTCAATGGGGAATAAACCAGTAGTTGTAAGAACTTTAGATATTGGCGGCGATAAAGAATTACCATATTTAGATTTCCCAAAAGAAATGAATCCGTTTTTAGGTTATCGCGCGATTAGACTATGCCTAAAGGAGAAATCAATCTTTGAAACACAGTTAAGAGCATTACTTCGGGCTAGTACTGAAGGAAATCTTAAAATTATGTTTCCGATGATTGCAACAATTGATGAATTTATAGAGGCTAGGGACTATTTGCTTTCTGTAAAAGATAAGTTGTTTGAAGAGGGATATGCTGTAAGCGAAGATATAGAAATTGGAATGATGGTAGAAATTCCCTCAGCAGCCCTCCTAGCAGACAAGTTTGCAGATGTCGTTGACTTCTTTAGTATTGGGACAAATGATTTAATTCAATATACATTCGCTGCTGACCGAATGAATGAACATGTATCCTATTTGTATCAACCTTATAATCCATCATTATTAAGATTAATCGATATGGTTATACAAGCTGCACATGCTAAAGGTAAGTGGGTAGGAATGTGTGGCGAAATGGCTGGAGATGAAATTGCTGTTCCAATATTATTAGGCTTGGGATTAGATGAGTTTAGTATGAGTTCGACTTCAATTTTACCAACGCGGGCACTATTAAGTAAATTATCTAAAGAAGAAATGAAACAATTAGGTAGTGAGGCATTAAAGTGTCGTTCTGCAAATGAAGTAGAACAACTAGTGAAAGCAACTGTTAAATTTAAATAA
- a CDS encoding methylaspartate ammonia-lyase has translation MKIVDVILSEGKTGFYFDDQRAIKKGAKLDKFLYDGEIITEGFKTIRQAGESISVMIILEDGQIAHGDCAAVQYSGAGGRDPLFLAEDFIPYIKKHIIPLLVGEELTSFRELASIVDSAIVDEKRIHTAIRYGVTQALLDAVAKSKKITMAEVIHEEYELTNEIKAVPIFGQSGDDRYANVDKMIIKETSVMPHALINNIESKLGQNGELLLEYITWLRNRILTKRVREDYYPVLHIDVYGTIGMIFDCDMIKMADYIETLAEAASPLKLRIEGPMDVEDRALQINSLSELTKEIDDRNINVELVADEWCNTLEDIKLFADHKAGHMVQIKTPDLGGVNNIAEAIIYCKERNIGAYSGGTCNETNRSAEVSTNIALACGADQMLAKPGMGFDEGYMIVFNEMNRVLTQIAYRNSK, from the coding sequence ATGAAGATTGTAGATGTTATTCTGAGCGAAGGTAAAACAGGATTCTATTTTGATGACCAACGAGCAATTAAAAAAGGTGCAAAATTAGATAAATTTTTATACGATGGAGAAATCATAACAGAAGGGTTCAAGACTATCCGTCAAGCTGGAGAATCAATTTCAGTTATGATCATTTTAGAAGATGGACAGATTGCGCATGGTGATTGTGCAGCTGTTCAATATTCAGGTGCAGGTGGAAGAGATCCATTATTTTTAGCAGAGGACTTTATACCGTATATTAAAAAACATATTATTCCCCTTCTAGTTGGAGAAGAGTTAACATCTTTTAGAGAATTAGCATCGATAGTCGATTCGGCAATTGTTGATGAAAAACGAATTCATACTGCGATTCGTTATGGTGTGACACAAGCTCTACTAGATGCTGTTGCTAAATCTAAAAAAATAACGATGGCGGAAGTTATTCATGAAGAATATGAGTTAACAAATGAGATTAAAGCAGTTCCGATCTTTGGCCAATCTGGGGACGACCGATATGCAAATGTTGATAAAATGATTATTAAAGAGACGAGTGTTATGCCACACGCTTTAATTAATAATATTGAATCTAAATTAGGTCAGAACGGTGAATTGCTTCTTGAGTACATCACTTGGTTACGAAATCGTATCCTTACAAAACGTGTAAGAGAAGATTATTACCCTGTGCTACACATTGATGTGTACGGTACGATTGGTATGATTTTTGATTGCGATATGATAAAAATGGCAGATTATATTGAGACTCTAGCGGAAGCTGCTTCGCCACTAAAGCTACGTATAGAAGGGCCGATGGATGTTGAAGATCGTGCGTTACAAATTAATTCATTAAGTGAACTGACAAAAGAAATCGATGACAGAAATATTAATGTTGAATTAGTAGCGGATGAGTGGTGTAATACACTTGAAGATATTAAATTGTTTGCAGACCATAAAGCAGGTCATATGGTTCAAATTAAGACACCTGATTTAGGTGGAGTAAATAACATTGCTGAAGCAATTATCTATTGTAAGGAACGTAACATTGGTGCTTACAGTGGTGGAACATGTAATGAAACGAACCGTTCTGCTGAAGTAAGTACTAATATAGCGCTAGCATGTGGAGCTGACCAAATGCTTGCAAAACCAGGAATGGGCTTTGATGAAGGTTACATGATTGTTTTTAATGAAATGAACCGAGTACTAACTCAAATTGCTTATCGTAATAGTAAATAG
- the citF gene encoding citrate lyase subunit alpha: MKIKGYKKDIPKFKGTHGNKQMDLIKPTKQNNSKHKVRESIASLLDELMLKDGMTLSFHHHLRNGDYVLNMVMDEIHKRNLCDLTIFASAIFPCHEPLVKLIEDGVVTQIYAAYISGPVADAINQGKMNKVAVMHTHGGRPRLVESGDVTIDYAFIAAPTCDQMGNINGSIGKSACGALGYAYTDAHFAKQTIAITDHLVDDLLDNVHIEGRFVDHIINVDSIGDPEGIVSGTTKITKNPIGLRIARLATDVIKHSGYFETGFSFQTGAGGTSLAVANYLKELMKQDQVKGRFASGGITGYIVDMHEEDLFDTLYDVQCFDLDAVKSIKDNERHIQMSASRYANINDDNIVNDLDFVILGATEMDTDFNVNVTTTSTGEIMGGSGGHSDTAYGANVTIIVSQLFNARIPLIKDKVICKTTPGETVDVLVTERGIAVNPKRIDLIERFEKANLPLKTIKELKEISDQLVGKPQEIKFTDEVIGIVEYRDGTVIDYLYKKA, translated from the coding sequence ATGAAAATTAAAGGTTATAAAAAGGATATCCCTAAATTTAAAGGAACTCATGGCAATAAGCAGATGGATCTAATAAAACCCACTAAACAGAATAACTCAAAGCATAAAGTTCGCGAATCAATTGCCTCTTTACTTGATGAACTTATGTTAAAAGATGGTATGACATTATCATTCCACCACCACTTGCGTAATGGAGACTATGTATTAAATATGGTAATGGATGAGATTCATAAACGTAATTTATGTGACTTAACCATTTTTGCGAGTGCAATCTTCCCTTGTCATGAACCGCTAGTTAAACTAATTGAGGATGGTGTTGTTACCCAAATTTATGCTGCCTATATATCTGGTCCTGTAGCGGATGCCATAAATCAAGGGAAAATGAACAAAGTAGCAGTGATGCATACCCACGGAGGAAGACCACGATTAGTTGAGAGCGGTGATGTGACGATTGATTATGCCTTTATAGCAGCTCCGACGTGTGATCAAATGGGCAATATTAACGGTTCAATTGGCAAAAGTGCTTGTGGTGCGCTTGGATATGCCTATACCGATGCACACTTTGCAAAACAAACTATCGCAATTACGGATCACTTAGTTGATGATTTATTAGATAATGTTCATATAGAAGGGCGTTTTGTCGACCATATCATCAACGTTGATTCGATTGGGGATCCTGAAGGTATTGTTTCCGGTACTACAAAGATTACTAAAAATCCAATTGGTCTAAGGATTGCACGATTGGCAACTGATGTAATAAAACATTCTGGTTATTTTGAAACTGGATTCTCGTTTCAGACAGGAGCAGGTGGCACTTCACTTGCAGTAGCTAATTATTTAAAAGAACTTATGAAACAGGACCAAGTGAAAGGACGTTTTGCTTCAGGAGGGATTACTGGTTACATTGTCGATATGCATGAAGAAGACTTATTCGATACGCTCTATGACGTTCAATGTTTCGATTTAGATGCAGTAAAATCGATTAAGGATAATGAGCGACACATTCAAATGAGTGCATCGCGATATGCTAACATTAATGATGACAATATTGTGAATGACCTCGATTTCGTGATTTTAGGAGCTACTGAGATGGATACTGATTTTAACGTGAATGTTACCACGACTTCTACTGGTGAAATCATGGGTGGATCAGGAGGTCATAGTGATACAGCATATGGAGCGAATGTCACTATTATTGTTTCTCAGTTATTCAATGCACGAATCCCATTGATTAAAGACAAGGTGATTTGCAAGACAACGCCTGGTGAAACGGTCGATGTTTTGGTTACCGAACGAGGAATCGCAGTGAATCCAAAACGCATAGACTTAATTGAACGTTTTGAAAAGGCAAACCTACCGTTAAAAACAATTAAAGAATTAAAAGAAATTTCCGATCAATTAGTAGGTAAGCCGCAAGAGATAAAATTCACTGACGAAGTAATTGGTATTGTTGAATATCGGGATGGTACTGTCATTGATTATTTATATAAGAAAGCGTGA
- the glmS gene encoding methylaspartate mutase subunit S, whose amino-acid sequence MEGKTIVIGVIGSDVHAVGNKIIDHALTKSGFNVVNVGVLSTQEDFINAAVETNASAILVSSLYGHGEIDAQGMRDKCNEAGLDDILLYIGGNVVVGKQDFEEVEQRFKDLGFDRVYEPGQKIEDGIKDLKKDLNLH is encoded by the coding sequence ATGGAAGGGAAAACAATTGTAATTGGTGTCATAGGTTCAGATGTTCATGCAGTAGGAAACAAGATTATAGATCATGCATTAACAAAATCAGGATTTAATGTTGTAAATGTAGGTGTATTATCAACACAGGAGGATTTTATTAATGCTGCTGTTGAAACAAATGCATCGGCTATATTAGTTTCATCTCTATACGGTCATGGTGAAATTGATGCTCAAGGTATGAGAGATAAATGTAATGAAGCAGGTTTAGATGATATCTTATTATATATTGGTGGAAATGTAGTAGTAGGTAAGCAAGACTTTGAAGAAGTAGAACAACGCTTTAAAGACCTTGGTTTCGATCGTGTCTATGAGCCGGGACAAAAAATTGAAGATGGTATCAAAGATTTAAAGAAAGATCTAAACTTACACTAA